The Gemmatimonadaceae bacterium genome includes a window with the following:
- a CDS encoding DEAD/DEAH box helicase, translating into MPTFALSIPPGERDAAKLVARSAGTPMTWQPATRTWAVTAAELPAALRRYSLGSAQTVLAMERIAPAGRVVSAPRQAGPAPVHVLDVPFALKSLAREAGARYDSTQKVWTYAGHEVPDALTSYRNQPYSWERWVEAELNDIVEPTYTPPAVDAPVPRPHQVEAIRRIFGARAAERPGFLLADDVGIGKTISAWGAVLRMKDAVTVCIVSPKDVVPHWRRTIAQMGDEGKWIVCINYDRLEKLFDASESSTRVRSKKGLARFAKALGFDVLILDESHKCKNPASARSKLVSRLQRAAGFTLWLSATAGQSPVELQYLAPLLASTTGDKLSEVNDFRTWCAGRGIHLTSSYGQWVWNEAENPEAIDIIRGLLFGGRRPAGIRRRPSDIAGWPEVTRLLTPVVLDHDERALYDAAWHEFREELGLIAQGGISEQHALVVQLRFRQKASLLRTGATIAQAIELLENGKQVAISVEFHETLEVIRSALEKERYACAVLKGGMPAGEKEAERIRFQRGECPVVIYTVKEGISLHAGERAVGGNDVERGQLIHDLRWSALEMAQIEGRTHRDGRSSLQYWMLGEDTVEVRIARVVAGRVSAMKGMMGDDRGTIREIERVVRGG; encoded by the coding sequence ATGCCCACCTTCGCGCTGTCCATTCCCCCCGGTGAGCGCGACGCCGCGAAGCTTGTGGCGCGCAGTGCCGGCACGCCGATGACCTGGCAGCCGGCCACGCGCACCTGGGCCGTCACCGCAGCGGAGTTGCCTGCTGCACTCCGTCGCTACTCACTCGGCTCGGCGCAGACGGTGCTGGCGATGGAGCGCATCGCACCGGCAGGGCGGGTCGTGAGCGCGCCGCGACAGGCGGGCCCGGCGCCGGTGCATGTGCTCGACGTGCCGTTCGCGCTGAAGTCGCTGGCGCGCGAGGCGGGGGCGCGGTACGACAGCACGCAGAAGGTCTGGACTTATGCAGGGCACGAGGTGCCCGACGCGCTGACGTCGTACCGCAACCAGCCCTACTCGTGGGAGCGGTGGGTGGAGGCGGAGCTGAACGACATCGTCGAGCCCACGTACACACCGCCCGCGGTCGACGCTCCCGTGCCGCGTCCACACCAGGTGGAGGCGATCAGGCGCATCTTCGGCGCGCGTGCGGCGGAACGCCCGGGCTTCCTGCTGGCCGATGACGTGGGCATCGGCAAGACGATCTCGGCGTGGGGTGCAGTGCTGCGCATGAAGGACGCCGTGACGGTGTGCATCGTGTCGCCGAAAGACGTGGTGCCGCACTGGCGGCGCACGATCGCCCAGATGGGAGACGAGGGGAAGTGGATCGTCTGCATCAACTACGACCGGCTGGAGAAGCTGTTCGACGCGTCGGAATCGTCGACGCGGGTGCGGTCGAAGAAGGGGCTGGCCCGGTTCGCGAAGGCGCTGGGGTTCGACGTGTTGATCCTGGATGAATCGCACAAGTGCAAGAACCCGGCATCCGCTCGCTCGAAGCTCGTGAGTCGCCTGCAGCGCGCGGCCGGGTTCACGCTCTGGCTCTCGGCCACGGCAGGGCAGTCACCGGTGGAGCTGCAGTACCTCGCGCCGCTGCTGGCCAGCACCACGGGCGACAAGCTCTCGGAGGTGAACGACTTCCGCACCTGGTGTGCCGGGCGCGGCATCCACCTCACGTCATCGTACGGGCAGTGGGTGTGGAACGAGGCGGAGAACCCGGAGGCGATCGACATCATCCGCGGGCTGTTGTTCGGGGGTCGACGTCCGGCGGGCATCAGGCGCCGGCCGAGTGACATCGCAGGGTGGCCGGAGGTGACGCGGCTGCTGACACCGGTGGTGCTGGATCATGACGAGCGCGCGCTGTACGACGCGGCGTGGCATGAGTTCCGGGAGGAGCTGGGACTGATCGCGCAGGGTGGGATCAGCGAGCAGCATGCGCTGGTGGTGCAGCTGCGGTTCCGGCAGAAGGCGAGCCTGTTGCGGACGGGTGCGACGATTGCGCAGGCGATCGAGCTGCTGGAGAACGGGAAGCAGGTGGCGATCTCGGTGGAGTTTCACGAGACGCTCGAGGTGATCCGTTCAGCGCTGGAGAAGGAGCGGTATGCGTGTGCGGTGTTGAAGGGCGGGATGCCGGCTGGCGAGAAGGAGGCGGAGCGGATCCGGTTCCAGCGCGGGGAGTGTCCGGTGGTGATCTACACGGTGAAGGAGGGGATCAGCCTGCACGCGGGGGAGCGTGCGGTGGGTGGGAATGATGTGGAGCGGGGGCAGTTGATTCATGACCTGCGGTGGAGTGCGCTGGAGATGGCGCAGATCGAGGGGCGGACGCACCGGGATGGGCGGAGCAGTCTGCAGTACTGGATGCTCGGGGAGGACACGGTGGAGGTGCGGATCGCGCGGGTGGTGGCGGGGCGGGTGTCGGCGATGAAGGGGATGATGGGAGATGATCGGGGGACGATCCGTGAGATCGAGCGGGTGGTGCGCGGGGGGTAG
- a CDS encoding helix-turn-helix transcriptional regulator, protein MSVGFSTGYHWQRAGMEWGVLLWASRGATAVTIDARVWVIAPHQAVWVPAGVGHAVRMSGRGTLRQVYVRPDSRRAFPSGPTAITVAPLLRELLRRIGAMGVLHDGVPVERRLFAVLRDEVAREARAERILADRSRELPMPADPRARRAAALVRAEVSLERSVAEIAGEAHASVRTLERLFRTETGLSLGAWRRRARVIHAMQLLADGATVTAAGLATGYATTSAFVQAFRREVGVTPGVFGRGTGRG, encoded by the coding sequence ATGTCGGTGGGGTTCAGCACCGGATATCACTGGCAGCGGGCGGGGATGGAGTGGGGGGTGCTGCTGTGGGCGTCGCGCGGGGCGACGGCGGTGACGATCGACGCGCGGGTGTGGGTGATCGCGCCGCACCAGGCCGTGTGGGTGCCGGCCGGCGTGGGGCACGCGGTGCGGATGTCGGGGCGCGGGACGTTGCGCCAGGTGTACGTGCGGCCGGACTCGCGCCGCGCGTTCCCGTCGGGCCCGACGGCGATCACGGTCGCGCCGCTGCTGCGCGAGCTGCTGCGTCGCATCGGTGCGATGGGGGTGCTGCACGACGGCGTGCCGGTGGAGCGGCGGCTGTTCGCGGTGCTGCGGGACGAAGTCGCGCGCGAGGCGCGTGCGGAGCGGATACTGGCCGACCGGTCGCGCGAATTGCCGATGCCGGCGGATCCACGGGCGCGGCGTGCGGCGGCGCTGGTGCGGGCTGAGGTCTCGCTGGAGCGCAGCGTGGCGGAGATCGCGGGCGAGGCGCATGCGAGCGTGCGCACGCTGGAGCGGCTGTTCCGCACCGAGACCGGGCTCAGTCTGGGAGCGTGGCGTCGCCGGGCGCGGGTGATTCACGCCATGCAGCTGCTGGCGGATGGCGCGACGGTGACGGCGGCGGGGCTGGCGACCGGGTATGCGACGACGAGTGCATTCGTGCAGGCGTTTCGGCGGGAGGTGGGGGTGACGCCGGGGGTGTTCGGGCGGGGGACGGGGCGGGGGTGA
- a CDS encoding VOC family protein, translated as MSASPAPTPVRHVAINADDTTRAQAFYGSVFGWTFNAWGPPGFWMIDTGSREPGAPMAALQQRRTLVEGERMTGFECTIATPDIRATERAILAAGGTILMPRTTIPGVGHLLWFRDTEGNVAGAMQYDSGARVED; from the coding sequence ATGTCCGCCTCGCCCGCCCCTACCCCGGTCCGCCACGTCGCCATCAACGCCGACGACACCACCCGCGCCCAGGCCTTCTACGGCAGCGTCTTCGGCTGGACCTTCAACGCCTGGGGCCCCCCAGGATTCTGGATGATCGACACCGGATCCCGCGAACCCGGCGCCCCCATGGCGGCCCTCCAGCAGCGCCGCACCCTCGTCGAGGGCGAGCGGATGACCGGCTTCGAGTGCACCATCGCCACCCCCGACATCCGCGCCACCGAGCGCGCCATCCTCGCCGCCGGCGGCACCATCCTCATGCCCCGCACCACCATCCCCGGTGTCGGACACCTGCTCTGGTTCCGCGACACCGAAGGCAACGTGGCCGGCGCCATGCAGTACGACAGCGGCGCGCGCGTCGAGGACTGA
- a CDS encoding dihydrofolate reductase — protein MARLVFGMNQSLDGYVDHTSFGPSPTLFRHFVSEARSQAGSIYGRRMYDIMRYWDDDQPNWSDDEHAFADAWRRMPKWVVSRTAPSLGPNTTLVSEDLASAIQSIKDSVEGEIEVAGTQIARSLTDLGLIDEYRIYLHPVVLGHGTPYFAAARAPLQLVSSTQVDEQVLRLVYVPAQG, from the coding sequence ATGGCCCGCCTCGTCTTCGGAATGAACCAGTCGCTCGACGGCTACGTGGACCACACGAGCTTCGGGCCCAGCCCCACGCTCTTCCGCCATTTCGTCAGCGAGGCGCGCAGCCAGGCCGGCAGCATCTACGGGCGGCGCATGTACGACATCATGCGCTACTGGGACGACGACCAGCCCAACTGGAGCGACGATGAACACGCCTTCGCCGACGCGTGGCGCCGGATGCCGAAGTGGGTGGTCTCGCGCACCGCGCCGTCACTCGGCCCGAACACCACGCTCGTCAGCGAAGACCTCGCATCGGCCATCCAGTCGATCAAGGACAGCGTCGAGGGTGAGATCGAGGTCGCCGGCACCCAGATCGCGCGTTCACTCACTGACCTGGGCCTGATCGACGAATACCGGATCTACCTGCACCCCGTTGTGCTCGGGCACGGCACACCCTACTTCGCCGCGGCGCGCGCCCCACTCCAGCTGGTGTCGAGCACGCAGGTCGACGAGCAGGTGCTGCGCCTCGTGTACGTGCCGGCGCAGGGGTAG
- a CDS encoding PEP-CTERM sorting domain-containing protein, whose amino-acid sequence MCGLVHSGRAAAPVYSPGEHMRYVHALVLATGLSLAPGILSAQLPVSTGAQVTAGRDTRWQVASGLTGGSLGSFSDAFVITSPVWVIHPSATWVGAAASGSLPGGNGDGVRRFDYVLRTSFTLNAGDALTYRFQCTLDNFWLGLFVNGAAVGGATVCGSDNSSVMGAEFTVGPSSFAAGLNTIEFRWQGDGITDGIVIRSNSAILVPGDPSVVPEPSTYALMATGLVGLMGVVRRRRAAV is encoded by the coding sequence GTGTGCGGGCTCGTCCACTCTGGCAGGGCCGCCGCACCGGTCTACTCCCCAGGAGAACACATGCGGTACGTACACGCGCTCGTTCTGGCCACCGGCTTGTCGCTTGCGCCGGGCATCCTGTCAGCCCAGCTGCCGGTGAGCACTGGTGCACAGGTGACTGCCGGTCGCGATACCCGGTGGCAGGTCGCGTCTGGACTCACCGGGGGATCCCTCGGCTCGTTCTCCGACGCCTTCGTGATCACGAGTCCGGTGTGGGTGATTCATCCCAGTGCCACCTGGGTTGGCGCGGCGGCCAGCGGTTCCCTGCCGGGCGGCAATGGTGATGGTGTGCGACGTTTCGACTACGTGCTGCGCACGTCGTTCACGCTCAACGCCGGTGACGCGCTGACGTACCGGTTCCAGTGCACGCTCGACAACTTCTGGCTCGGACTCTTCGTCAATGGCGCTGCGGTCGGCGGCGCGACCGTGTGTGGTTCGGACAACAGTTCTGTCATGGGGGCCGAGTTCACGGTCGGTCCGTCGAGTTTCGCCGCAGGTCTGAATACGATCGAGTTCCGTTGGCAGGGCGACGGCATCACCGACGGCATCGTGATCCGGTCGAACTCGGCGATCCTGGTGCCTGGCGATCCGAGCGTCGTGCCGGAGCCGAGCACGTATGCACTGATGGCGACCGGACTGGTTGGACTGATGGGCGTGGTCCGGAGGCGTCGAGCCGCTGTCTGA